From the genome of Gymnogyps californianus isolate 813 chromosome 4, ASM1813914v2, whole genome shotgun sequence:
TTTTGTAAGAATATTTAAACCTAGGGAGAGATGACAAGTTTTATGGCCAGACTTGAAGCTTTGCTGATACATTCTGGTGATAACACTGTTGTTGCTTAACATTCCTGACAAGTTTTATGTCAAGGAAGTTGCAAGTCTTACAGCCTTTAAAACCATACTAGGTACTCCAGAAATTGAAACCAGCAGGAGGCTTGTATTTgtggcaaagctgctttttggtCAGAAGAGCACAGAGCTATAGAAAACATATAAAGTATCATAACATAAGCACAGACTGAAAGCATTCTAGCACATTCCCAAGTTTTAGATGTAGAAACTCTTCTGCAGGGCAAACCACAACTTTTTTCTTGAATAGAATGGGTGAGAGAGACTTAGTTGtttaagaacaagaaaaaagaaaaggtagtGCAAGTATGTGGAGAGGCCAGTGTAATACTAACAGCACCCCCGAAGTTACTCACCTTAAATTTTAGGGTTATATCAAGTTGTTATTTCTAACTTAATTCAGATGTGTTGCTTGCTTTGAGCTAACTCATATCATTCCTACTTTGCCCTACTTGCACCTAAATCATAGTTGGTTTGGCCCCAGCTAATGCAAATGTGCAATCTGATAAACTCCAGctaattttaatgttaataatttaaaaaaaaaaaaaaaaccaccaaacaaaccTACATGCTAGCATTTAGATATGTGCACTTACCCTTTGATAGAGTTCTCAAATCCTAAGGAATTGTCAGGTATTTATGGAAGGGATGAAAGACGCTCAACTGCATTATCTGTCTTCtgaagctgtcctggtttcggctgggatttttccagtttgcttcTTTGCCAAATGTGCAGTCATGCATCTTAACAATGAGTAGTCCATGCtctaaaaactattttatttgaGCTGCAGCTTCCTTATGTAGCTTGGAAACCAGAGGGCAAGCATAGAGCTGAAATAAGGAGACAGGCTGAGAACTGGGACAAAGTAGATAACatcattctgtattttattgttgttactGGATATTTGTTTCCCCCTGATCCCTTTTCCACATCAGAACTGGTAAAATTTGCAAGTTGTCAACGTTCAAGAGGACCCAGCACTCTTGGCGTGGAATAACTTGTACTGTCATAGCCTCTGAGGTTTAAAACTTACAGCTCCTATCTACATTGCAAATAGGCATCCACACTGAATGTTGTTAGGGGTGAAGCGCGTATATTCCATATACCTATTAGAAATTCAGTGTTGACATATATTTTATACTCTGCAATTATAACTTGCCAGTCATAACAATGCTGCTTTAACTTCATAACttcttgtaaaatgaaaaggagcTACAGAAGTCCTTCTATATCTTAATTCACTCCTTTTTAGCAGGGCAAGTTTTGATAATTATGTACATTCAGAGTTCAACATATCAATGCTTTCCTTAAATAATGTGGctttaaaatgttagttttcaCCTTTTCATTCTACTTTGCTTtataataaatatgtaatgaaTAAGGGAATATATTTTGGGAAGGTGTAGCATAAATCTCATTGCTTCTAGCAAACCGTTGCAACTTGTGTTTTTATTAGCTTGCTTCTGTTAAGTGCCTGCAGCAGGATTCTTTCAGTATTGTGTCCGTGGTGCAATAAATAGGTCAGGCATCcattagaaagcagaaaaagaggctGTTTACCAAGTAGTTTCCTGTATGAGTGGAACTCGGAGAACTGACATTTTGTTGAAACGCAGCTGGTGTTTAAATAAGTTTGAAAGCTTTGCTAACTGCCTGCTGAGAGCCTCTAAAGTGACATATTGCTTTTAGGTTAAAATTGATgtgagttttaaaattataaatcttATCAAATAAGTGTTTgaatttctgtagctttttaGAATGAGTACAAATGGACCTTCCTCTAAAGTAGCTTATCAGAGTAGTCTTGAAAGTGCAAGTTTCAAGAATGTACAAAAACTATTTCTTGAATACAAAGAGTAAATCCCTTAAGCTTAAGTATATCACAAAGTTTTTTGCCTAGTATCATTAGCCTTTAACTCCTACAGTCTCTTTAGGTTTTTTGTAAAGCTCATACCTATTACAGTAACAGTGAATGACTGATGACACTAATTTCACACTTTGGGGGCTCTCACTAATTTCATTCTGGGAAATCTGACAGCAATCTGCTACTTTCCCCTGCTGGGATGCTAGAGATACACAGAGTTCTTAGCTAAAAGCTTAACAAAACACCCTGTGCACTTCTTGTTCTTGGGATATAAAGGACAAAAGgagtaaataaaaatagctgatgATGCACAGAGGTAGGAGAAAGTGGCCACAGTCTATTCATTCTAGTAAACTTCTCTCCTACAAGGGTGCATAAGCACAGtttgttcctttatttttgttatggggtgggatggggttGAACAggcatataaaaataataataaaacttttgAGCACTTTGAGAATAAAATTTTGCTAGTAGTTATAATGGTCTCTGAGATAAAGGCATTCAGGCATTGGTCAGAAAGACTGAGCAGAAAGAACAAGTCCTTTCTTGATAACGCTTTATGTTTGTGTTCAGTTATTGCTACTTCCTGATAAATATGTTCATTCTTATATTCAGGCATATGTagatatacacatacacactgtATAGCTTATATACTTTTTTAACAACTTAAGGTACCTTTAGTAGACAGTAACTGTAAATCTTCAAGTCTTCATAAATATCCTTTCATTCTTGGATTTGTCAAGTACAGTATGTCTGCTGTACCTGCATGGGCTAGAGGAACAGctatttcaaacaaaagatGATGGACTTTGTCCCCACAGAGTTTACAGAATCATTCTGggatttgaaaaacaaattttctgcctgctgctttgGTCTGTCACAAGAATGTAGTTAGTGGTTTCAGTGATGGTCCACTagtcatgatttaaaaaaataatttaaaaaaaaatttagccCCCTGCTCTAGCTATACTGACTAGTGTGTGCTAATGGTGGTAAAAACATTGTAAATAAGCATTGTAAGGTTCATGTATACCTCCAAGAGCAGAATGTTTGCACAAAGAGATGGAAATAGCTGAATGAAAAGGGAAGGGGTGAATAATGGCATGAGGACAAATAAGGTGTTATTTAAATGTTGTGCATTCACCAGTACTCATATAGTAGTGTTTCTTGCTTCCCAATCTAAACTTGAGTGCTATGAATTAATGAACTTGCTTCCCTCTTAAAGAATatcttccttcattttaatttctctgtgttggCACTCAGAGGATGAAGTTCAGACATTAGCATGACAGGCTTTGTAGGAAaacttccttgttttcttaagGGGCACAGGCGGAAGGGAAAGTCAGGAGATGAAGACTAACAGAAGGTCACTTTAGAGAACCTAATTCCTTCTGGTTGAACCTAAAATGGACACTGCATCCCAGCATGTTCAGTACTTTGATGGAATTGTGGGATTGCTGAGCACTTCTCCTTTGAATGGCTAGCACACACACAGTGATTATATATTGTACATACACAAAACAAAGTGTTAATTCTAGCTGCTCTTGAACACATACAGTAAGCATGGCTAGTATTTGCCTGTTGCAGCTCTGGGTCTTCCTATAAGCAAGGGGGATGTATTGTTGAAATGCTGTCTGTAAGAGCAAATTGTCAAGGCGTGATGGGAAGTAGGACCACAGTACTAACAAGGCTGGTACAAAGCTGAAGTACCACCTCTGTTTTAACATCACAGAACACAAGGTGCACAGGGATCAGTTCttttaagaggatttttttctctcttctccctcatgCATGCACACGCAGTAATTTAGCTTAACTGGCAGGTCTGAATTTCTTGCTTTGCctaagctttcttttaaataactaTTGCTTtcatctgcagctctgcactAGTACTTATTTTAGCTTTCTTCCAGCATGTCCAGGCTGCCTAGTCTCTTCTCTCAGGCAGTGAGTTTTGTACTTCTGCTCTCATAACAGTAATCACCTGGGGAACAATATTTACATTCCTGAATTGCTCACCCCAAAATAGGAAGTTGGGTGGAAACAGTCTGTCCTACATAACTTCCATTGCTTCCTAGtttgggtgggaggggaagtaGGAGTACTGAAACACTGCTAAGGAGACTGTTCTCATGGTATTGATGACCTAAGTGTAGTTAGTGGAAcacagaattggaaaaaaaaataactgctctagattttattttttttttttaattcgaCCCATGAAATGGGCAATTGGGAAATACTGTATATTCCTGAAAGTCATTTGTAAtgttaaatagatttttaataagactctttaaaagttaaaaagagCAAACACCGGAGTACTTCAGAGATGACTTGGTATCTTCCCCATAGTACAAACTGTGGAGAAAATATGGCATAGGGAAGACTTTTCTACACTTACGCAATACCAGAAATTCAATATAGTGCTGATTCTGTACTCATCTACTATGCAACAGCTGTGTACCACTGAAAACAGGAGCTTTTAGCAGAAATGCTGAACTAATCATCCAGTTTAAAGGCTGGAGGGTTTTCCTGCACACTTAAACTCCAACTTGAAAATTGATGATCTTGGGAAGACTAGATAGGGGAGGCTTTCATACAGGGTTTTAAAGTAGTTGAATATCCTTATAATCTGACAACAATTCTCTGGTTTCTTAGTATTGATTTCTTGAGAAATATTAAGGTTTGTATCTCTGCTTTAAGTACATTTCTGGTAATTCTgtcacttcttttaaatatccAAGTTTTCAGCCTTGTGTATATCTCTTATAAACAGTATGTGTTAAAGTACAAAAACTTGTACTGAAGctctacttaatttttttatttccctggcAAAAAAATTTGCTCTTAACAAGGTGTTTTCTACTACATTACCCTGCAATTTCTTGTAGTCTGCACAGAAAGTGATATTGCCTTCTAGtctacacaaaaaaaaaaatcatttattcaAAAGTATACATTCTCTCAAATGTCAGTATAAACAAGGTAGATATTTGAACACTCTTGATGTTTAATGGTTTGGAAGAGCTGATTATCAGACTGCGTTTATCTCACTTGCAAGTGTATGCCAAAGGAGTAAGTGTGATACATTGAGCTTGCGTAAGCAGAGACATTTCTTCTAATAATCATGGATCTGTCATTCTAGATGTAGGTGAGGTAAGACTTCATGCTACAGTAAGAAGTTCTAGTTTCTAAGAAACTACAGTGTAAAATTGCTAATTCTTAAAGTCATTCTTGCATTCACATTTGCAGGATGTATTTTTTCAAGCCCTTTAAAGGCATCACCTTTTGGAGTTCATGTATTGAGAGCAGAATCTAgagtttttctctgaaatcttaCATAATTATGTAAATTTACTTGATTTAGAAACAAGGCTATCTAATAAAGgtataaattctgtatttcagacatGCAAGAAAGCATTTCAGTCAGGCTGAGGGAAGCCAGCTGGATGAGGTTCGACAAGTGATGGGAATGTTGGCCTTTCCTTCAGACACTCATATCTCCCCCTATAAGGTAACGGTCTGTTTGAAGTTCAGTGGTACAgcagaataataaaatacatgttgCAGTTCTTTTTCCTTACAGGAGAATGCATTGATAATCTGAAGATCAAATATTGTTCtattttactttctaaaatCCACCTTTATAATAGTCCTTAATTTTAATAACCAGTCCTTGCCTGTACACTAATCCAGGTAGTATTTGTATTATCACAGTTGAATCTTAATAGTAACGGACAGATTCACACTGAGCTAGGCTTACCACAAACCCAGCACTAAAGATCTGTGGGACTGGAAGCATGATATGCAAATATACAGCAAGAGACAGAAGATGGAgaagtaacaaagaaaaagagagaggtgTTTTTTCAACATACTAGGCTGTGGCCTTAATACACTAGCAGCAGCTCTTAATTCTGCTTCTCAAATTACTGTTCTTGCGGTGGTTGggatgaagaaaggaaagatggtTTGAATGAtctgaaagcagtatttttgaTGCTTAAAAGTGTTCATTTATTTGGATTATACAAATTAATGTAGATATTAGTGGTAATATCTACATATAAATTTGAATCAAGCAAAATTCATAGGTAGTTACTGTTTCTACAGATTTTGAGTTTGTTCTGTGGTCATGTGCTAattctcttcacttttttttttaacttggcaTTGGAGGCAGAAGGTAGACAAGAGTTGAGCTGGCAAAGCAAGACAAGAATCCTGTGAAGTGCCAAGCCAACATGTGGCAATGCCAGtataaacaggttttttttaaacaattgaTGATGAAATCAATGgtttaacaaaacaaacacaaaaaaacccaaaccaccaacCCACAGAATTAACATGAATCTCTTTGCTAATCCTGGAGCCCTAGAAGGATTCTGGTATTTTGGATTCTACATTTGATGTGAGTTAAGAGCATAAATGACAGATGTGTTAGAAGACTGGGTGTAAGACAGAGCTTATGATTGTTTTAGTAGTTAGAAATgggcaggaaataaaaatccGGTATTTTGTTCTAAGGGCTAGTTTGGACAGAATGTTTCAATGAGggagagcaaggagaaaagctAGTATTGTTTCACGTACAACCATACAATTGGAACAAATTCCCTACTACTTTTTATGGATCTGACTTAAAACATTCTAGTTTATGGAAGTTATGTTTTGGATCCTCTAATAATTACCTAGATAAACAGAATCATAGAGTGCACGCTTGTTTGGGGATATCTTTAATATGTTGACTAGGAGTTCTGTGCATAAATGGCTTCTTAAAATGGCTTtaagtaaaattacttttaaatctGTGAGAAAGTTTGTCAGATCATAATATCTCTAATcagttaatttttataaatccaaaggaagaagcattttctaTAACCAATGAATAGAACTTTCTCCAGGTTGTTGTCCTATCTTTTAGGACTTTAAGGAAAACATACTTAATGTTGTGCCAAAacaagctattttctttttataagctTTGAACAAGCTTGTGTAGCTGTGGCTGGAATTATTCCAGCTGGACATTTAGTAAGCTGCTACTTGTGTCCCATCACCTAGGCCCTTAATCATAGGCTTTTCTTAATCATTAGGAGTACTTTATCTCTTTTATTATGGATCTGTTGTAGGCTCTGTCTGTTACATCTTCTCAAGAATTGCCTTAAGGTCAGAACAAAAGCTTCATCCTGGAACTCCGGGAACATTCTGGCCTTAGGTTGAGGCAGGTGATAGAGCAAAGAGACATGCAGTCTGGTGGCAGAAATGGTGCTTTTTGCTCTAGTTAAGGCAAgatacatgtatgtatttacTTTTGCCCCCATCTGTATAggttttctgcttcagttctgCTTGTTGGTTTGGAGCATTTAGAAGTCAGACAAATATTGCTTATGTCCAggattctttcctttcctgtggaTTTGCTTCTGAatctttctgcctcttcctcatgtgaattcttctttcttttgtgctgtttttcttcaactttAGGCTCACAGTTGCTCCAACTGTTTCTGCTGcaagactttttccttttctctcttgtctTAGTATTCCTGGTGGCTTTTTTAATCTCTTGAAATCCATCACTTACATTTGTGCcctttttcagcttctgtgtaATTCCACTTTCTAAACGCTTGTCAGAAAAACACACGAGGACTGGTTTGTGAGCtgcatctcttcccttcctcatcCAAAGATGTTCCCAGTTGAATGAGAGCTATTAAAACTCCATTGATCCTGTCTCCAATCCAACAGTAGTTTTGTCTGTGTTCATGGAGACATGCAACTTCATAATCTCAGCTAAGATTTACTAGTGGTACATAAACCACTTCTCCTCACTGTTCAAGTAGTCAGTTTTTAGTTAAAGGGATGGAGAAATAATTCTGCACTTACTCAGACAACTGCTGTCAACATCCAGTTTAGCACTTCGTTAAATGTTGGCCTCTTATAGTTCTACAAGGTATTTCCCAAGTTTATCTGAAATATAGTTCTGTTAACATGTAATTTTAGGATAATGATGAAAAATTTATTcataaaacactaaaaaaaaaatacgtaCTGTGGTACCATTAAATCATTTGGATAAAAGTTCTTAGGCCAGTCCGATCTTCTAGGGATGGGGGAATTCCAGGGTAGAGGCTACAACAAAAGGTAATGCTGGAGTCCCTCTTTCTCCAGTGTCTTGACTGGAATGAACAGGGAACTGAGGAGAGGCAGCGTGGGCCAAGGTGGTACAGAGCAAAGTGTAAAGACTAGTGTCTACATCATGGTCAAATCACTGCCTAGTAATTTTGGTATGACATATTTTGAATTTGATGTTGCTACTCAGTGTATTGTCTGTCACTAAGCCTTAGTTTATAAAAcaggcttttaaagaaaatcaaaacaatatactaaaatatattattgtttCTCCTAGTTGCCTCAAAGTGTAGCATGCACAGTTGATAATATGAACTTACTTCTAAGATAAATAAACATTGTCACTTCTCATGACCAAAATGCAGGTTATGGATACAAAGGAGAGAAGGGGTGCTAGCAGAAGAAAGGATTAGGTCTTTGCCTATATAGATAACATAAGTGTATTTTCAAAGGGTCTTCACTTCTTACATGACTTTCACAGCATTACTTTTATGGTTCAATATATCCTTGACATGTGGGTTTAGTTCTTGCTTCCATAAAAAGAACATCCCTACTTCAACTACTGTTCCCTCTTTTTTAGGTAATGCACACCATTACAATATATATTAAAGAATTTTGTCCTTAAATGCATAGCTTACCTAAGCTTTCTCTAACCTGGGGTTGTGCCAGCTCTTcaaattaaaacctttttacAAAATTCTGTAAACATTATCTATTACAAAGAGGCATCAGTAGAATTAGCCTGACGAGGTAAAAAACGCTTCTGACTTTTTGATGTTAATGGTTCAAAGGCTATAGAGTAAACATTCCACAATACTAATGTTGCTTCATAAGTAGGCCAGCATTCTAGAAAACTAAATGCAAGGAACAGCCTTACCAGGATTTACATACCTTAATTAGAACATGTGGTAGGTGACGGAGGGAGATTGAATATTGTTATGGCAGCTATTTTAAGTAATACTTGATTTAAATCATATTTCTAGTAAAGTAGTGTTAAAAGGTACTTTCTAAACAAGTACATTCATACTATGCATTAGCATGtatacttttattttgtgatgGATTCAGTCTAGTCAGTTTTGCACAATTTACCACTCCCAGGCTTTCCCCCCCGCCCTGGGACACGTAGATGGAAAACAACTTATAGTGGTGTTGTTTTTTAACAGGATCTCTTGGACCCTGCTCGATGGAGAATGCTGATCCAACAGTTTAGATATGATAACTACAGACTACATCAGCTGGGAAACAATTCTGTTTTTACTATAACACTCCAGGCAGGCCTTTCAGCTATAAAAACACCGTATCCTTTAATGCAGATACTACTGTAGAGTGCAAAAAAACATTGCGGCTTTTTTCGTTCTATGGATGCTTTTCAGAGAGCTCAAAGAGGAAATGTGACCCTTGAATGTTTTTGCTCATGAGTTGTTTAAATGGAGTATGAATTGGGGCCTTTATTAAATTAAGGGGAGATTATAATAAGTGGCattatggtttttaaaaaaaaaaaaaaagcccaaaccaaagTTTGAAGGTGAAATCTACATTGTGTTTGTATACTAGGCTATCTTTCCATGTGTCTTAAGTTAGTGAATATATCTGCAAAAGTTAGTGAACTGggtcagaattatttttttttttaagcatttacaCACAAATGTACCGCCTGGTTTTATGTGAATATTCAAATATATCCTGCATCTTCTGAAACTTAGTTGGATTTGCTACACACTATGGTTTATTAGAGAAGGACTGGTGCTACTAAAGTGTTCTACATCAGAAGCTTTACCTGTAGAGGGTGCCAGACACTTGTTGCTCACTTCTGTTCCTTGAAACAAAGCAAGCACTTGATTCTTATATGTACGCATTAAACTTGAATTAAATGGTCTTGTACATTCTATAACCTAGGCTATATTTTGCACAGTTTACTATCTTTTTTCCAATCTATGTCATTAACTAATTGTTGTTGCATTCTGTGGTGGTTGTTCCTTAACTTGCTGTTAAACAGACAGTGTTATAAAGAGGATGGGAGCTCAAAAAACCCAGACTGCCCTGTGTGTAGCAAATCCCTGAACAAGCTGGCTCAGCCTCTGCCTATGGCACATTGTGCCAACTCCCGACTAGTCTGCAAGATTTCGGGGGATGTAATGAACGAAAATAATCCTCCTATGATGTTACCAAATGGATATGTCTATGGATACAATGTAAGTGTTGAAATCAATGACTTCCTGAAGTCTAAAATAGCAGTGGTCATAATAACTTTCTATATCAAAACAAGAGCTTATAAACTCAGTCAGAAAGCTAAAGTATCTTCTGTATTAACggaagaaaagtaatttcttgcagtaatttttaaaggactgtATATTTATGTGATTAAATTGGTCTTTAAAGAAGCTAATGTCTGAATATATGAATTTATAACATGAAATCAAATGGCATTGGAATCTTTCCCCTCTGGAGAGCAACAATGTAGAATAAGTAACTTTTGTGGGCAAAGATATTTTGACCTCAGACTAtaacatcattttttttaaataaaaaaaagtttatttactAAACAGTGAAATAATGCTTTGAGTTACTATTGTGAATATCTTTTGATTTCActctttttcagtctctgctttcTATTCGTCAAGATGACAAAGTAGTTTGCCCAAGAACCAAAGAAGTCTTCAACTTCTCACAAGCTGAGAAAGTCTACATCATGTAGGTCCGTAGAACACATGATGAAGTGCCGCTGGAATTTTGACACAGTGTATATTGGCATACCCTGTAAAGGGGGGGCCTTAATGTGTggcaaagaagcaaaacctGCCACCTTGGGGATCAGACCTGTCGGTGGCATTATTGTTTCTTGCGACCAAAGATCAATGAGCAACAATaaacactctttaaaaaaaaaaaaaaagagaggaattaTGACTTAAGTTTGTacttgaataaaaacaaaaacaaattttgattGTTAAGGTTTTGTAACATAAGGTCAAAAATTGGACTCTTCTCAAAAGTACTTTCATCTTCTAAAGGAtaactttctttaaagatgGACACTTGCACTGGGGGAAAAGTTACAACAGATTTGaaattaaatccatttttcttccctctttttcacAATTGTCCAAGACCCTTTTGTTATCAAAGATTTCAGTACTACCAATATGTTCTCCTCTAAGCTCCTCTTTGCCTTCTTTATGATCCTCTCGTGAAGTAATCCTGAACATGAATTATGTAACTTATTTCCATGGGAAGATAGTGATGTCTTTGACACAAGACTGGCTTCTCTGGAGGATCAACTAGGGACTGGTTTGAAGGAGTATGAAGTCTTTTTCCAAACCCAAATGTTTTAAGGAGGTTGCATAAGTATCAAGAGGAACTGAGAACATTTCAGGCAAAATCCAATGcttgtttaaatgttctttttccagtCTACCATAGTGTTAAAGTCCTTCTAAAGTTATTAGTTATGTGCATAGGGTTCAATATGAAATCATTAGTGCTACTGCCTTATTTCTTGCTTTGAGAATGTACTCACATGAAAATGAGCTGGTATTCTTAAGTGTTGGGCGAAGTTTCTGAAGATGCCTTGCAGGATGATTACATAATTTTAGGGTCTAAATAGTATTCATTACTGAAACTAATAGTTCAATTTTAACAACTACAGAACACATCCTTATGacttttcaaaagaattaaacCATTGTAGTTTAAACAGAACCATATTGTAGAGGTTTGTATTTAGCGCTTATTTTTGCATGTTGATGTTGATTAGCTAATAAAAGATTGTAAATGTAAAACATgttaataaaaattgttttccatttcttgatTATATAAAATTAGAAAGCTGCcttgtatttaaatgtaaaaaaaaaaaataactcttttaTAAGGGTCACTCTTAAAAGGAGTGCAACTTCCAAGTGTTGTTTTTTAGTGTTctgcaagatttaaaaaaaaaaaaaaggcacacaaaaccaaaaaaacaaccaaaaagcCACCACCACACCACAACTATGAACACTGTTCTTCAGGCTCCAAAATCAGAGTTATCTCAGTCAAATaactattttttgtttaaacttttcATATATGAACAGTATACTCCCATCTACATTCctgtcaatttttttctgttgcttcctAGAAGACTGCCTAATGTCCTAGAGGCTGTTAATGAAACTCTGCTAGGTGTGAGGTTTTGACGGGTGACTGAGTGCTTTAAACAAGGCTAAGAAAGAATAGTGGAGGGACCACAACTTCTATTCATGTTCAACGCTTAGAGATCACAGATATATAAACTGATTGTCTCAGCTACTCTGAAACTGTAAATACCGTGGTATTTCCAGTGAGCTATGTCTGAAAAGGTTCAGCTGCTTTGGAACAGGTATATCTGGAAtactgcagagctgccagcttGGTCAAGACCAGTGTTCCTGCACTCACTGCTGGAAGGGTCTGTTTCCCTCAGCATTTTCTGAGGTGGCAGATTTAGCGATTCCTTAGAACAAAAGCAATGTGACAAGAGTAGATGGAGACAGATAATGAGAGAACTTGCATCAGTAACTGGCGTAATTGGCTATCAGTTAAGCAGGAACTgatctcttcctccctcatgGGGCAAGAGCTGAAGCATCATCAACTCAAAAGGGGAGAGGATGTCACCCTGCAGAGCAGCGTTGCTGAAACCCAAGTGGAacagcatctgtttttctttggcagaCTATTCACAGCATCTTAGCAGAAGGACAAGGATAATTTTGAGGATGGCAACcttgcttttccctgctttaCAGAAATGCATAAAAGGCCAAAGTAGGGAGGAAGGGGTAGATTTCCTATCAGCCCTGAGGAAATGCGTGGT
Proteins encoded in this window:
- the MAEA gene encoding E3 ubiquitin-protein transferase MAEA isoform X5; this translates as MAVQESAAQLSMTLKVQEYPTLKVPYETLNKRFRAAQKNIDRETSHVTMVVAELEKTLSSCPAVDSVVSLLDGVVEKLSVLKRKAVESIQAEDESAKLCKRRIEHLKEHSSDQPAAANMWKKKRMDRMMVEHLLRCGYYNTAVKLARQSGIESCLEFSLRIQEFIELIRQNKRLDAVRHARKHFSQAEGSQLDEVRQVMGMLAFPSDTHISPYKDLLDPARWRMLIQQFRYDNYRLHQLGNNSVFTITLQAGLSAIKTPQCYKEDGSSKNPDCPVCSKSLNKLAQPLPMAHCANSRLVCKISGDVMNENNPPMMLPNGYVYGYNSLLSIRQDDKVVCPRTKEVFNFSQAEKVYIM
- the MAEA gene encoding E3 ubiquitin-protein transferase MAEA isoform X6 translates to MAVQESAAQLSMTLKVQEYPTLKVPYETLNKRFRAAQKNIDRETSHVTMVVAELEKTLSSCPAVDSVVSLLDGVVEKLSVLKRKDLVNIEMFLTAKEVEESLERQETMTCLAWCHDNKSRLRKMKSCLEFSLRIQEFIELIRQNKRLDAVRHARKHFSQAEGSQLDEVRQVMGMLAFPSDTHISPYKDLLDPARWRMLIQQFRYDNYRLHQLGNNSVFTITLQAGLSAIKTPQCYKEDGSSKNPDCPVCSKSLNKLAQPLPMAHCANSRLVCKISGDVMNENNPPMMLPNGYVYGYNSLLSIRQDDKVVCPRTKEVFNFSQAEKVYIM